The following are from one region of the Biomphalaria glabrata chromosome 4, xgBioGlab47.1, whole genome shotgun sequence genome:
- the LOC106066793 gene encoding cysteine and tyrosine-rich protein 1-like gives MADQMHRIMTKIALLFLLHIIVPASTQMCRSEDSRYSIYCDYGCCKESCCPRPTTFYSIGPIVGSVVSGGIALFIIILAICICRRRRRQPGVIIHSPGAPPTVICQNSTSQSAMVNTACMPPGSVYPPQPYGAYPYPPDKTVQPPSYYQQPPPSYDNLPPPAYPASPSTGTAYYNDGVDNLGFKS, from the exons atggcGGATCAAATGCATCGAATTATGACGAAGATCGCTTTGTTATTTCTGCTTCACATTATCGTGCCTG CTTCTACACAGATGTGTCGTAGTGAAGATTCGAGATATAGCATTTACTGTGACTACGGCTGTTGTAAAGAGTCGTGTTGTCCAAGACCCACAACATT CTACAGCATTGGGCCTATCGTTGGATCTGTAGTCAGTGGAGGAATCGCCCTCTTCATCATTATTCTGGCTATTTGCATATGCCGCAGAAGACGTCGTCAGCCAGGAGTTATCATCCATAGCCCAGGAGCGCCCCCTACAGTGATTTGTCAGA ATTCAACATCACAATCTGCAATGGTCAACACAGCTTGCATGCCTCCAGGGAGTGTGTACCCTCCACAGCCGTACGGAGCCTACCCCTATCCACCTGACAAGACTGTCCAGCCGCCCTCATATTACCAACAACCGCCCCCAAGCTATGACAACCTGCCTCCTCCAGCATACCCCGCAAGTCCATCAACAGGAACTGCCTATTATAATGATGGAGTTGATAATTTgggttttaaaagttaa